The following coding sequences are from one Lysinibacillus sp. FSL W8-0992 window:
- a CDS encoding MerR family transcriptional regulator has translation MSREIRRTMPLLSMSIVMQLTELSARQIRYYEEHHLIEPHRTEGNRRMFSLNDVDTLLEIKDYLEQGMNMAKIKKLFAKKLDPVAAEEPDLTDTELRQIMREEMRQAQRMQKSSIRRGDLSRFY, from the coding sequence ATGAGTCGTGAAATTAGACGAACGATGCCGTTATTATCTATGAGTATCGTGATGCAATTGACCGAGCTTTCGGCACGCCAAATTCGTTATTATGAAGAACACCATTTAATTGAGCCACACCGAACAGAAGGTAATCGTCGAATGTTTTCATTAAATGACGTCGATACGCTTCTTGAAATAAAAGATTACTTGGAGCAGGGTATGAATATGGCGAAAATTAAAAAATTATTTGCTAAAAAATTAGATCCTGTTGCAGCTGAAGAACCTGATTTAACTGACACAGAATTACGTCAAATTATGCGCGAAGAAATGCGTCAAGCACAGCGCATGCAAAAGTCATCTATCCGACGTGGGGATTTATCCCGATTCTATTAG
- a CDS encoding DJ-1/PfpI family protein: MEVKKTAVLLYPQFSEYELSVALSILMQGNKPIVTVGLNNKSCIKGESGLSCLADIQLCEVNLEEFDSLLLPGCLDIMTLVDAQELIDFIRKMSSTGAIIASISSSPYLLAKAGVLKGKNYTVGLSLEGMKQLGVFDLNYYSEDLIVQDGPIITARGRGFIQFGVAFGKALQLNFDENWYQA; this comes from the coding sequence ATGGAAGTGAAAAAAACGGCCGTATTGTTATACCCGCAATTTAGTGAATATGAATTAAGTGTAGCATTATCAATATTAATGCAAGGGAATAAACCCATTGTGACAGTTGGTTTAAATAATAAGAGCTGCATTAAAGGTGAGTCAGGTTTATCTTGTTTAGCAGATATACAACTTTGCGAAGTCAATTTAGAAGAGTTTGATAGTCTGTTATTACCTGGCTGTTTGGACATTATGACATTAGTAGATGCGCAAGAGCTAATCGATTTTATTAGAAAAATGAGTTCTACTGGGGCAATCATTGCTAGTATTTCAAGCTCTCCATACCTTTTAGCTAAGGCTGGTGTATTGAAGGGCAAAAACTATACAGTAGGCTTGTCACTTGAAGGTATGAAGCAATTAGGGGTTTTTGACCTTAACTATTACTCAGAAGACTTAATCGTCCAGGATGGTCCGATTATTACTGCAAGAGGAAGAGGTTTTATTCAGTTTGGTGTTGCTTTTGGTAAAGCGTTACAACTTAATTTTGATGAAAATTGGTATCAAGCATAA
- a CDS encoding DUF4362 domain-containing protein yields MMKNVMFVFISMLVLTGCSKSSYSTADAIEKGDITVTPSEIHNLERFEQFLQSISKQQEDKIRVTSFTIEGDPIFQDLHYDGDNIQYSYDNTNDAFGGQDKGVKTEICTAITSKGKMQGKSEYYIAGCEDNFDYYLLEVSDR; encoded by the coding sequence ATGATGAAAAATGTAATGTTTGTTTTCATAAGTATGCTTGTCTTAACGGGCTGTTCAAAAAGTAGCTATAGCACAGCAGATGCCATTGAAAAGGGGGATATTACGGTTACACCAAGTGAAATTCACAACCTAGAGCGTTTTGAGCAATTTTTGCAGAGCATATCAAAGCAGCAAGAGGACAAGATTCGGGTGACATCCTTTACCATCGAAGGTGATCCTATTTTTCAGGATTTACATTATGATGGGGACAACATTCAATATTCATACGATAACACGAATGATGCATTCGGTGGGCAAGATAAAGGAGTTAAGACAGAAATTTGTACTGCTATAACTAGCAAAGGTAAGATGCAAGGCAAATCAGAATACTATATTGCTGGTTGTGAGGACAATTTCGATTATTATCTACTGGAGGTAAGCGATCGCTGA
- a CDS encoding PadR family transcriptional regulator — MAIQIFILSKLMQGDNYPYNLKKQISELQSLDSINGLTESKLYYHFESLAKQGLIETKEVIKEDNRPDKHVFSITEKGRDALPKKIYKSLESANTIGDMVIGLANMEYVDRDRIIHILEKKLNGMHSKWDLLFKSDRQHLVKPGGEVLAEFVGDYANFRIQGSIQYLERLIEHVRKEEI, encoded by the coding sequence ATGGCAATTCAAATTTTCATTCTTAGCAAGCTTATGCAAGGAGATAATTATCCTTATAATTTAAAAAAACAAATCTCAGAATTACAGTCCCTTGATTCGATAAATGGTTTAACGGAAAGTAAGTTATATTATCATTTTGAATCATTAGCGAAGCAAGGATTAATCGAGACGAAAGAAGTTATAAAAGAGGATAATCGACCAGATAAGCATGTGTTTTCCATTACAGAAAAGGGCCGCGATGCCTTGCCAAAAAAGATTTATAAATCCCTTGAAAGTGCAAATACGATAGGTGATATGGTTATCGGTTTAGCGAATATGGAATATGTGGACCGCGATAGAATCATTCATATTTTAGAAAAAAAGTTAAACGGGATGCATTCAAAATGGGACTTACTTTTTAAATCAGATAGACAGCATTTAGTTAAACCAGGTGGAGAAGTGTTAGCAGAGTTTGTTGGCGACTATGCGAATTTTAGAATACAGGGCTCTATTCAGTATTTAGAAAGACTGATTGAACATGTTCGAAAAGAAGAAATATAA
- the glnA gene encoding type I glutamate--ammonia ligase: protein MGKYTKEDIKSLIEEKNVSFIRLQFTDILGTIKNVEIPVSQLDKALENKMMFDGSSIEGFVRIEESDMYLYPDLDSFVVFPWTSEKGKVARFICDVYTAKGEPFAGDPRNNLKRILKKMEDMGFTSFNLGPEPEFFLFKLDAKGEPTLEVNDHGGYFDLAPTDLGENCRRDIVLELEEMGFEIEASHHEVAPGQHEIDFKYADAITACDNIQTFKLVVKTIARKHGLHATFMPKPLFGEAGSGMHFNVSLFKGKENAFYDESTELGLSETAMQFMAGVLAHVQGFTAVTNPTVNSYKRLVPGYEAPCYVAWSAQNRSPLIRIPSARGLSTRVEVRSVDPAANPYLAMAVILEAGLEGIRQQLTPPAAINRNIYVMTEEERKANGIANLPPALDDALTLLAQDKVAQAALGEHIYANFKEAKEIEFDMYRTTVHQWERDQYLKMY from the coding sequence GTGGGTAAATACACAAAAGAGGACATCAAGAGTTTAATCGAAGAAAAAAATGTTAGTTTCATTCGTTTACAATTTACGGATATACTAGGTACAATTAAAAACGTTGAAATTCCAGTTAGTCAACTAGACAAAGCACTAGAAAACAAAATGATGTTCGATGGCTCATCAATTGAAGGTTTCGTGCGTATCGAAGAATCAGATATGTATTTATATCCTGATTTAGATTCTTTCGTAGTTTTCCCTTGGACTTCAGAAAAAGGGAAAGTAGCACGTTTCATCTGTGACGTATACACTGCTAAAGGCGAACCATTCGCTGGTGACCCACGTAACAATTTAAAACGTATCCTTAAAAAAATGGAAGATATGGGCTTCACAAGCTTCAACTTAGGGCCTGAGCCAGAATTCTTCTTATTCAAATTAGATGCAAAAGGTGAACCTACGTTAGAAGTAAACGACCACGGTGGTTATTTTGACTTAGCACCTACTGATTTAGGTGAAAACTGTCGTCGTGATATCGTTTTAGAGCTTGAAGAAATGGGCTTTGAAATTGAAGCTTCTCACCATGAAGTAGCACCTGGTCAACATGAAATTGACTTTAAATATGCGGATGCTATTACAGCATGTGACAACATCCAAACGTTCAAATTAGTTGTTAAAACAATTGCACGTAAACACGGCCTACATGCAACATTCATGCCAAAACCATTATTTGGTGAAGCAGGCTCTGGTATGCACTTTAACGTGTCATTATTTAAAGGTAAAGAAAATGCATTCTATGATGAGTCTACTGAGCTAGGCCTTTCTGAAACAGCAATGCAATTCATGGCAGGTGTCCTTGCACACGTACAAGGATTCACAGCAGTAACAAACCCAACTGTTAACTCTTATAAACGATTAGTTCCTGGTTATGAAGCGCCATGCTACGTTGCTTGGTCTGCACAAAACCGTTCACCACTTATTCGTATCCCATCTGCACGCGGACTTTCAACTCGTGTAGAAGTACGTTCAGTGGACCCAGCAGCAAACCCATATTTAGCGATGGCTGTTATTTTAGAAGCGGGTCTAGAAGGTATTCGCCAACAATTAACACCACCAGCGGCAATTAACCGCAATATCTACGTAATGACGGAAGAAGAGCGCAAAGCAAATGGTATTGCCAATTTACCGCCAGCGCTTGACGATGCGTTAACATTACTTGCGCAAGATAAAGTGGCTCAAGCTGCTTTAGGTGAGCACATTTACGCTAACTTTAAAGAAGCAAAAGAAATCGAGTTCGACATGTACCGTACAACAGTACACCAATGGGAACGCGATCAATATTTAAAAATGTATTAA
- a CDS encoding methionine gamma-lyase family protein, whose amino-acid sequence MTFTTHLTAETLTLAEKIEEKVRPYHTKVENMAFINQQKVLSAFRAHQVSDFHLHPSNGYGYDDEGRDNLERVYAQVFGAEAAIVRPQIISGTHAITLSLFGVLRPGDELLYISGQPYDTLQSIVDGGDKDTGSLKDYKIGYRHVDLIDNKEIDWTAVAAAITPNTKMIAIQRSKGYATRPSFTISQIAKMCEKVRELAPNAVIFVDNCYGEFVEAQEPTEVGADLMAGSLIKNPGGGLAKIGGYIAGRADLVEKCAYRMTSPGIGAEAGATLNTLGDFYQGFFLAPHVVSQALKGAIFTAAMLEGIGMNTFPSYHAERTDLIQSVSFKTAEQMIAFCREIQANSPINAHYAPEPAYMPGYEDDVIMAAGTFIQGSSIELTADGPIRPPYTAFIQGGLTYEHVKFAICSAVQSIRK is encoded by the coding sequence ATGACTTTTACAACCCATTTAACAGCAGAAACGTTAACATTAGCGGAAAAAATAGAAGAAAAGGTGCGCCCTTATCATACGAAGGTAGAGAATATGGCGTTCATCAATCAGCAAAAGGTACTTTCCGCATTCAGAGCGCATCAAGTAAGCGATTTTCATTTACATCCGTCAAATGGCTATGGCTATGATGACGAGGGACGTGACAATCTTGAGCGTGTATATGCACAAGTTTTTGGAGCAGAGGCGGCGATTGTCCGTCCGCAAATCATATCTGGTACACATGCGATTACGCTTAGTCTATTCGGTGTGCTACGACCAGGTGATGAATTGCTTTATATTTCAGGTCAACCATATGACACGCTACAATCGATTGTCGATGGTGGTGACAAAGATACGGGCTCGCTGAAGGATTATAAAATTGGTTATCGTCATGTAGATTTGATTGATAACAAAGAAATTGATTGGACTGCAGTTGCTGCAGCTATTACACCAAACACGAAAATGATAGCTATTCAACGTTCAAAAGGCTATGCAACTCGTCCTTCCTTTACCATCTCACAAATTGCAAAAATGTGTGAAAAAGTTAGAGAATTGGCTCCGAATGCCGTTATTTTTGTTGATAACTGCTATGGTGAATTTGTGGAGGCACAGGAACCTACAGAAGTAGGTGCTGATTTAATGGCAGGTTCTCTTATTAAAAATCCGGGTGGTGGCTTAGCAAAAATAGGTGGTTATATTGCAGGACGAGCTGATTTAGTAGAAAAATGTGCTTATCGTATGACCTCACCAGGTATTGGGGCAGAAGCAGGTGCAACATTAAACACACTTGGTGATTTCTATCAAGGCTTTTTCCTTGCACCGCATGTTGTTAGTCAAGCATTAAAGGGTGCCATTTTCACAGCAGCAATGCTGGAGGGAATAGGGATGAATACTTTCCCTAGTTATCATGCGGAACGTACAGACTTAATTCAATCGGTATCATTTAAAACAGCAGAACAAATGATTGCTTTCTGTCGAGAAATTCAAGCAAATTCTCCAATTAATGCGCACTACGCTCCAGAGCCTGCTTACATGCCTGGCTATGAAGACGATGTCATTATGGCAGCGGGGACATTTATTCAAGGTTCAAGCATTGAACTTACAGCGGATGGCCCAATTCGTCCGCCGTATACAGCATTTATTCAAGGTGGATTGACATATGAGCACGTGAAATTTGCCATTTGTAGCGCTGTCCAAAGCATACGAAAATAG
- a CDS encoding CotD family spore coat protein: MFNRKRHHGRGPQCCPPQTMPTQFDPPQFLPPEQYVRTNYIHTVVPHVQPAHITTVNKHIIDHQYYFPCTENVVNECCENHTLCGMPHNHCHMPQHHMGHHKHMGMGMGY; this comes from the coding sequence ATGTTTAATCGTAAGCGTCACCATGGAAGAGGACCACAATGCTGCCCACCACAAACAATGCCAACACAATTTGATCCACCACAATTTTTACCACCAGAGCAATATGTTCGCACAAATTATATCCATACAGTTGTACCACACGTTCAGCCAGCACATATCACAACAGTTAACAAACATATTATTGATCATCAATACTACTTCCCATGCACTGAAAACGTAGTAAACGAGTGCTGTGAAAACCACACTCTATGCGGTATGCCACACAATCACTGCCATATGCCACAGCACCATATGGGTCACCATAAACATATGGGCATGGGTATGGGGTATTAA
- a CDS encoding sensor domain-containing diguanylate cyclase yields the protein MKSTQLRLKHLIMGLAMAAFFLTSIGSLWSGYRMNVDSIKENSLETNRVYAQKLATTASAYLEEAFQILGYSAGNIESIMNDEAALDRETDRLKMQNNMFNSVIVSNADGLVLSVSPPSVDVKGRYLTSAGGKEALSKKTPLVSKPYEGITGRLIIFISYPIFSAENEYLGMVAGTIYLKEKNVFNLLLGEHYYHDGSYVFVVDADGRIIYHQDPTRINDVVIKNKAVQEVVSGKNGAKQVTNTKGVEMLAGYSSVPLAGWGVVSQRPLDVALEPSFDRVQDVAIKAIPLMLLSIIILLWTAARIARPLQQLATLTEESLDSRNVEGLKSVRSWYFEAYYLKSALIRSLSFLQGQVSYFKDQSTTDPLTGVTNRRTMDAMLYEWQKKHMMHSIILLDLDYFKSVNDTYGHAVGDKVLQFLAKNMKAVAREHDICCRYGGEEFIILLPNTSVEEAAIVAENLRQLLANTNSPCGRPVTLSAGVAEYPKMASTTEALFEAADGALYLAKQAGRNQVKIAGKE from the coding sequence ATGAAATCAACACAATTAAGGCTAAAGCATTTAATAATGGGTTTAGCTATGGCAGCATTTTTCCTTACAAGTATCGGTAGCTTATGGAGTGGCTATCGCATGAATGTGGATTCGATAAAGGAAAATTCGCTTGAAACCAATCGTGTATATGCACAAAAATTGGCAACAACCGCAAGTGCATACTTAGAAGAAGCCTTTCAAATTTTAGGATATAGTGCGGGCAATATAGAATCTATCATGAACGATGAGGCTGCCTTGGATCGGGAAACAGATCGTTTAAAAATGCAAAATAATATGTTTAACTCAGTCATTGTGTCCAATGCGGATGGTTTAGTATTGTCTGTATCACCGCCTTCTGTAGATGTTAAAGGTAGGTATTTAACTTCTGCAGGGGGGAAAGAGGCGTTATCTAAAAAAACCCCTCTCGTATCCAAACCATATGAAGGTATAACAGGAAGACTAATTATCTTTATTTCATACCCTATATTTTCAGCGGAAAATGAATACTTAGGAATGGTAGCAGGTACAATTTATTTAAAGGAAAAGAATGTATTTAACTTGCTATTAGGAGAGCATTATTATCATGACGGTTCGTATGTTTTTGTAGTAGATGCAGATGGACGTATTATTTACCATCAAGATCCAACGCGCATTAACGATGTTGTAATAAAAAATAAAGCTGTTCAAGAAGTTGTTTCGGGAAAAAATGGCGCAAAGCAAGTAACGAACACAAAAGGGGTAGAGATGTTGGCAGGATATAGCTCCGTGCCGCTAGCAGGGTGGGGAGTCGTTTCTCAAAGACCATTAGATGTAGCGCTAGAGCCTTCATTCGACCGAGTACAAGATGTAGCGATTAAGGCTATCCCTCTTATGCTATTATCAATCATTATTTTATTATGGACAGCAGCGCGAATTGCCCGTCCATTGCAACAGTTAGCAACATTAACGGAAGAAAGTTTAGATTCACGAAATGTAGAAGGGTTAAAGTCCGTACGCAGTTGGTACTTTGAAGCGTATTATTTAAAGAGTGCGCTTATTCGAAGTTTGTCCTTTTTGCAAGGGCAAGTATCCTATTTTAAAGATCAATCGACAACAGATCCTTTAACTGGTGTAACAAATCGACGCACAATGGATGCTATGCTATATGAATGGCAGAAAAAACATATGATGCATTCGATTATTTTACTTGATTTAGATTATTTCAAGAGCGTTAATGATACTTATGGTCATGCAGTAGGAGATAAAGTACTGCAATTTTTAGCAAAAAATATGAAAGCTGTAGCACGGGAACATGATATTTGCTGTCGATATGGTGGTGAGGAATTTATTATCTTATTGCCTAATACTTCTGTTGAAGAAGCAGCAATTGTAGCCGAAAATTTAAGACAACTATTAGCAAACACGAATAGTCCATGTGGACGTCCAGTAACATTATCAGCTGGGGTTGCGGAGTATCCGAAAATGGCTAGTACGACAGAAGCCCTTTTTGAAGCTGCAGATGGTGCACTGTATCTTGCTAAGCAAGCGGGGCGAAACCAAGTGAAGATTGCTGGAAAAGAATAG
- a CDS encoding helix-turn-helix transcriptional regulator — MNDKNRLEALSTFLKSKRAQIKPESIGLPAGTRRRTPGLRREEVAQLAGVSTTWYTWLEQGRDIKVSASVLDCIATALQLSNDETDYLYNLALDVKSEMTNLKKNSSELSPALKRILAELTYCPTIITDRHCHIVGWNAAAAHVFLDFDLVPYNERNLIRLVFTRKEFKALAVNWEHFAKGFLAIFRTYYGHYLGDEWYNQFIEEMSHSHQEFRDLWQESQVSKAPEMIIEFRHAKAGKMLFNLTSLQVQGDMDLRCSIYTPAEETETEDKLKRLMKKVSGEK, encoded by the coding sequence TTGAATGATAAAAATAGGCTTGAAGCTTTGTCGACATTTTTAAAATCGAAACGTGCCCAAATAAAGCCCGAGTCTATCGGTTTGCCTGCCGGAACGCGGAGAAGAACACCAGGGTTACGCAGAGAAGAAGTTGCCCAATTAGCAGGTGTAAGTACTACTTGGTATACATGGCTAGAGCAAGGAAGAGATATTAAAGTATCTGCAAGTGTGCTTGATTGTATTGCTACTGCTTTGCAATTGAGTAATGATGAAACAGACTACTTATACAACCTTGCATTAGATGTAAAATCTGAAATGACAAATCTAAAAAAGAATTCTTCAGAGCTTAGCCCTGCTTTAAAACGAATATTAGCTGAATTAACATATTGTCCAACCATTATTACGGATCGGCATTGTCATATTGTCGGTTGGAACGCTGCTGCTGCGCATGTTTTTTTAGACTTTGACCTAGTACCTTATAATGAAAGAAATTTAATTCGTTTAGTGTTCACTAGAAAAGAATTTAAAGCGTTAGCCGTCAATTGGGAACATTTTGCGAAAGGTTTTCTTGCTATTTTCCGTACCTACTATGGACACTATTTAGGTGATGAATGGTACAACCAATTTATTGAGGAAATGAGTCATTCCCATCAAGAATTCCGAGATTTATGGCAAGAAAGTCAAGTGAGTAAGGCGCCAGAAATGATAATCGAATTTAGACATGCCAAAGCAGGCAAAATGTTGTTTAATCTCACTTCACTTCAAGTTCAAGGTGATATGGATTTACGGTGCAGTATTTATACACCTGCAGAGGAAACAGAAACAGAGGATAAGTTAAAGCGGTTAATGAAGAAGGTATCCGGTGAAAAATGA
- a CDS encoding YhgE/Pip domain-containing protein, which yields MKFKEFLKTKGAKGSIFMGILYAVCMLGIFLPGYTAIPGNMDQLPIAIINDDKGEYGAQIADSLTEQLPFEDIQTKISNKEAIKDLEKNDLALVVHIPETFSADLQKGDVSSSIDFSINEAGATAVSSSMQQIVMQINAQLSAQFSQQTAQGILMNLHVPKEQAAELAAQIENSYVGNIVTLNDVPDGMHNNMLPMFLTMAIYVGAMIGAMQLVGAFKASRGKATKTRLFIYMQLTAIIIGMLAGLVSTAMSFAINDLSGADSFFQIWGQQILNYWACFNFTAVFVLLVGEAGMILNIPVLLIQTIANGATINRDMMYLPYKWMSHISPMYYSVQAYFNSIFGSVSAAPFVLGLTTVGFVAMVINVLIVWVLHKPLPVAVEK from the coding sequence ATGAAGTTTAAAGAGTTTTTGAAAACGAAGGGTGCAAAAGGCTCTATTTTTATGGGGATCTTATATGCGGTCTGTATGTTGGGTATCTTTTTACCAGGGTACACAGCAATACCGGGCAATATGGATCAATTACCGATTGCCATTATTAATGATGATAAAGGAGAATATGGCGCTCAAATAGCGGATAGTTTAACTGAACAGCTGCCATTTGAGGATATTCAAACAAAGATCTCAAATAAAGAGGCTATAAAAGATTTAGAAAAAAACGACTTAGCTTTAGTTGTTCACATTCCAGAGACGTTTTCAGCTGATTTACAAAAAGGAGATGTATCATCTAGCATTGATTTCTCAATCAATGAAGCTGGTGCAACAGCAGTGTCATCTTCTATGCAACAAATCGTCATGCAAATTAACGCACAATTAAGTGCACAATTTTCACAACAAACTGCTCAAGGAATTTTAATGAACTTACATGTTCCGAAAGAGCAAGCGGCTGAATTAGCGGCGCAAATTGAAAATAGTTATGTAGGAAATATTGTTACGTTGAACGACGTGCCAGATGGTATGCATAATAATATGCTTCCAATGTTCTTAACAATGGCAATTTATGTTGGGGCAATGATTGGTGCGATGCAATTAGTAGGTGCATTTAAAGCGAGTCGTGGGAAAGCAACGAAAACACGTTTATTTATCTACATGCAATTAACAGCGATTATTATCGGTATGTTAGCTGGTTTAGTATCAACAGCAATGTCATTTGCAATCAATGATTTATCTGGAGCAGATTCATTCTTCCAAATTTGGGGTCAACAAATTCTAAACTATTGGGCATGCTTTAACTTCACTGCAGTTTTCGTTTTATTAGTTGGTGAAGCAGGTATGATTTTAAATATTCCAGTTCTATTAATCCAAACAATCGCGAATGGTGCAACAATCAATCGCGATATGATGTATTTACCGTATAAATGGATGAGTCATATTTCACCAATGTATTATTCTGTTCAAGCATACTTTAACAGTATTTTTGGTAGTGTGAGTGCGGCTCCATTCGTTTTAGGATTAACAACAGTTGGCTTTGTAGCAATGGTCATTAATGTTCTTATTGTTTGGGTACTTCATAAACCACTACCAGTAGCTGTGGAGAAGTAG
- the fabF gene encoding beta-ketoacyl-ACP synthase II produces the protein MERVVITGMGVVSPLGNDVKTFWNNLMNGQSGISTIDTFDTTNQKTKIAGIIKDFNAEEALGKKEARSLDRFAQFALVAAEQAWQDANLDLNQIDAERLGVYVGSGIGGIETFIENIDALRQKGPRRVSPTLVPAMMANAAAAQISIKWKAMGPSMSPVSACAIGNTAIGEAFRLIRYGEVDVMFAGGTEAAITDLSIASFGNATALSTRNDEPAMASRPFDDNRDGFVMSEGAGILILESLSHALRRGAKIYAEVIGYGASSDAHHIVATHPEGEGAYLAMKSALKNAKISPEEIDVISAHATSTKVGDISETMAIKQLFGQQAYQIPVTANKSMLGHMLGAAGGAEAIALAMSLKEGIIPPTINLEHPDPLCDLDYVPSVARHVNINTGLSNSFGFGGHNAAIVLKKYE, from the coding sequence ATGGAGAGAGTTGTGATTACTGGAATGGGAGTAGTTTCTCCTCTAGGCAACGACGTTAAAACATTTTGGAACAATTTGATGAATGGACAATCGGGTATATCAACGATTGATACATTTGATACTACAAATCAAAAAACAAAAATTGCAGGTATTATTAAAGATTTCAATGCAGAGGAAGCGTTAGGGAAGAAAGAAGCAAGAAGCTTAGATCGTTTTGCTCAATTTGCCTTAGTTGCGGCAGAACAAGCATGGCAAGATGCCAATTTAGACCTCAATCAAATAGATGCAGAAAGATTAGGCGTATACGTCGGCTCAGGTATAGGTGGAATTGAAACTTTCATTGAAAATATTGATGCGCTTAGACAGAAAGGGCCACGAAGAGTTAGCCCAACTTTAGTACCTGCTATGATGGCTAATGCTGCTGCAGCTCAAATTAGTATTAAGTGGAAAGCGATGGGTCCTTCCATGTCACCTGTTTCAGCTTGTGCAATCGGAAATACAGCTATCGGAGAAGCATTTAGATTAATTCGTTACGGTGAAGTTGATGTTATGTTTGCAGGTGGAACAGAGGCCGCTATAACAGATTTATCGATAGCTAGCTTTGGAAATGCTACGGCATTATCAACAAGAAACGATGAACCTGCAATGGCTAGCCGTCCATTTGATGACAACCGTGATGGATTTGTTATGTCAGAAGGAGCAGGCATTTTAATTTTAGAATCGTTATCACATGCATTACGACGAGGGGCAAAAATATATGCAGAAGTAATAGGCTATGGTGCAAGTTCAGATGCACATCATATCGTAGCCACACATCCAGAAGGCGAGGGAGCCTATCTCGCAATGAAGTCGGCATTAAAAAATGCCAAAATATCACCTGAAGAAATTGATGTCATTAGTGCTCATGCGACAAGTACAAAAGTAGGAGACATTTCTGAAACGATGGCTATTAAGCAGTTGTTTGGCCAACAAGCTTATCAAATCCCAGTAACAGCAAATAAATCAATGCTTGGTCATATGCTAGGAGCGGCTGGTGGAGCGGAGGCAATTGCATTAGCGATGAGCTTAAAGGAAGGAATCATTCCTCCTACTATCAACTTAGAACATCCCGATCCATTATGTGATCTAGATTATGTACCATCTGTTGCTCGTCATGTGAATATTAATACCGGATTATCGAACTCATTTGGCTTTGGTGGTCATAACGCAGCGATTGTTTTAAAGAAATATGAATGA
- a CDS encoding trimeric intracellular cation channel family protein, with the protein MAWEVFSIIGTIAFAISGAIIAMEEEYDLFGVYILGIVTAFGGGAIRNLLIGLPVTTLWGQDMMFQIAIAAITIFFIFPHHLIQHWHRWGNFTDAIGLSAFAIQGALYAVKLNMPISAVIVAAVLTGSGGGIVRDLLAGRKPLVLRDEIYGVWAALAGLLIGLELLPGDIFLYVLFGVITVLRVLSYMKKWRLPLRKLNRA; encoded by the coding sequence ATGGCTTGGGAAGTTTTTAGCATCATCGGGACAATTGCCTTCGCTATTTCCGGGGCAATAATTGCAATGGAAGAAGAATACGATTTATTCGGTGTATATATACTTGGCATTGTAACTGCATTCGGTGGAGGTGCCATTCGTAATTTACTGATTGGTCTACCTGTCACAACATTGTGGGGGCAAGATATGATGTTCCAAATTGCGATTGCTGCAATTACTATATTTTTTATTTTTCCGCATCATCTAATACAGCATTGGCATCGTTGGGGCAATTTCACAGATGCTATTGGTTTATCGGCTTTTGCTATACAAGGTGCATTGTACGCTGTCAAACTCAATATGCCAATTAGTGCAGTCATTGTTGCTGCTGTTTTAACTGGTTCAGGCGGTGGTATTGTTCGGGATTTATTGGCTGGACGGAAGCCACTCGTGTTACGCGATGAAATTTACGGTGTATGGGCAGCACTTGCAGGTCTTCTTATTGGACTGGAATTACTACCAGGCGATATTTTCTTATATGTATTATTCGGTGTCATTACGGTTTTACGAGTTCTTTCATATATGAAGAAATGGCGTTTGCCGTTACGGAAGTTGAACCGAGCTTAA